The Myotis daubentonii chromosome 9, mMyoDau2.1, whole genome shotgun sequence genome has a segment encoding these proteins:
- the LOC132240727 gene encoding cleavage and polyadenylation specificity factor subunit 5-like yields MSVVLPNHSQTDWPWGVNQFGNEYIQQTKPLTLERTINLYPLTNYTFGTKEPLYEMDSSVAARFQRMREEFDKIGMRRTVEGVLIVHEHRLPHVLLLQLGTTFFKLPGGELNPGEDEVEGLKRLMTEILGHQDGVLQDWVIDDCVGNWWRPNFEPPQYPYIPAHITKPKEHKKLFLVQLQKKALFAVPQNYKLVAAPLFELYDNAPGYGPIISSLPQLLSRFNFVYN; encoded by the coding sequence ATGTCGGTGGTGTTGCCCAATCACTCGCAAACCGACTGGCCGTGGGGGGTCAACCAGTTCGGCAACGAGTACATCCAGCAGACCAAGCCCCTCACCTTGGAGCGCACCATCAACCTGTACCCTCTTACCAATTATACTTTTGGTACAAAAGAGCCCCTCTATGAGATGGACAGCTCTGTTGCAGCCAGATTTCAACGCATGAGGGAGGAATTTGATAAAATTGGAATGAGGAGGACTGTAGAAGGGGTTCTGATTGTACATGAGCACCGACTACCCCATGTGCTACTGCTACAGCTGGGAACAACTTTCTTCAAACTACCTGGTGGTGAACTTAACCCAGGAGAAGACGAAGTTGAAGGACTAAAACGCTTAATGACAGAGATACTAGGTCATCAAGATGGAGTCCTGCAAGACTGGGTCATTGATGACTGCGTTGGTAACTGGTGGAGACCAAATTTTGAACCTCCTCAGTATCCATATATTCCTGCACATATTACAAAACCGAAGGAACATAAGAAGTTGTTTTTGGTTCAACTTCAAAAGAAAGCCTTGTTCGCAGTCCCCCAAAATTACAAGCTGGTAGCCGCACCGTTGTTTGAATTGTATGACAATGCACCAGGATATGGACCCATCATTTCTAGTCTCCCTCAGCTTTTGAGCAGGTTCAATTTTGTATACAACTGA